In Mastomys coucha isolate ucsf_1 unplaced genomic scaffold, UCSF_Mcou_1 pScaffold20, whole genome shotgun sequence, one DNA window encodes the following:
- the Bcl2l14 gene encoding apoptosis facilitator Bcl-2-like protein 14, protein MCSTSVYDLEDIPLEDDDPNSIEFKILAFYARHHVFKNTPAVFSPKLSRTRSLSQRALGTWSTDSWTQVSSPCRGSPSSEKHISLGKKKSSWRTLFRVTEKEEGQPSSPKEIRAQGPQGAQGPFSLERQSGFHNQHWARSLSSVEQRLESEAVDSKVACIANRVAEIVYSWPPPDVSHNQGGSKFNESVPEILYFQFGGLACDSKKDGEDQIISKIVELLKYSGDQLGREIKKDKALMSSFQDGLSYSTFRTITDLFLRDVDTRGESEVKAQGFKAALAIDAIAKLTAIDNHPMNRMLGFGTKYLREYFSPWVQQNGGWEKILGISHEEVD, encoded by the exons ATGTGCAGCACCAGTGTGTATGACCTGGAAGACATCCCCCTGGAGGACGATGACCCAAACAGCATAGAGTTCAAAATCCTGGCCTTCTACGCCAGACACCATGTCTTCAAGAACACCCCGGCTGTCTTCTCACCCAAGCTCTCCAGAACAAGGAGTCTGTCCCAGAGAGCACTGGGGACTTGGTCAACTGATTCCTGGACACAGGTGTCATCGCCTTGCAGAGGTTCCCCCTCCAGCGAGAAGCACATAAGCTTGGGCAAGAAGAAGTCATCTTGGAGAACACTCTTCAGAGTGACCGAAAAGGAGGAGGGCCAGCCGAGCTCCCCGAAGGAGATCCGAGCGCAGGGCCCCCAGGGCGCTCAGGGCCCCTTCTCGTTAGAGCGCCAGAGTGGCTTCCACAACCAGCACTGGGCCAGGTCCCTGTCCAGTGTGGAGCAGCGCCTGGAGAGTGAAG CTGTGGATTCCAAAGTCGCTTGTATTGCTAACAGAGTGGCTGAAATCGTTTACTCCTGGCCACCACCAGATGTCAGCCACAACCAGGGAGGAAGCAAGTTCAATGAGAGTGTCCCAGAGATTCTGTACTTCCAATTCGGAGGCCTTGCTTGTGACTCTAAGAAAG ATGGAGAGGACCAAATAATAAGCAAGATTGTTGAGCTGCTGAAATACTCGGGGGATCAGTTGGGAAGAGAG ATAAAGAAAGATAAGGCTTTGATGAGCAGCTTCCAGGACGGGCTGTCCTACTCAACATTCAGAACCATCACAGACCTATTCCTGAGGGATGTGGACACCAGAGGAGAGTCGGAGGTCAAAGCTCAGGGCTTCAAGGCTGCCCTTGCCATAGATGCCATCGCCAAGCTCACAGCCATCGACAACCACCCAATGAATAGGATGCTGGGCTTCGGGACCAAGTACCTAAGAGAGTACTTCTCCCCCTGGGTCCAGCAGAATGGTGGATGG